A stretch of the Phycisphaeraceae bacterium genome encodes the following:
- a CDS encoding DoxX family membrane protein, protein MNRSEPAGVRFAPLLLRLSVGLTFAWSGLALILGHFTPTPREAAVLANLGVAVETAPVPVAPTPEVQTPPVLPPDAAAPGTGPAGPAPAKPAPTPLPPPGQEPMPADRYSGPAPNPDAGRPPQAIEKPAAPPVRAASEFMAPRPVRQVYRIAVAISDAGDPPPGADGSTPTILWPSVLSSGSSARWQAYLAATAAFAGGAMILAGLLTRIWALVLACVMLGTMWLSQLGPAVRTGSGLFSFWPSYDAFDLQAWGPLWLQFALLMSALALMLMGPGVLAMDNALFRRAIAETAPDDNGA, encoded by the coding sequence TGCTTCGGTTGTCGGTCGGGCTGACCTTCGCCTGGAGCGGTCTGGCCCTGATCCTCGGCCACTTCACGCCCACCCCCCGGGAGGCCGCGGTGCTGGCCAATCTCGGCGTGGCCGTCGAGACGGCGCCGGTGCCGGTCGCTCCGACTCCCGAGGTCCAGACGCCCCCGGTCCTGCCGCCCGACGCCGCCGCGCCGGGCACCGGGCCAGCCGGTCCCGCACCCGCCAAGCCCGCCCCGACCCCTCTGCCTCCGCCCGGGCAGGAACCGATGCCCGCCGACCGCTACAGCGGGCCGGCCCCGAACCCCGACGCCGGGCGTCCCCCGCAGGCCATCGAGAAGCCCGCCGCCCCGCCGGTCCGGGCCGCTTCAGAGTTCATGGCCCCCCGCCCGGTCCGGCAGGTCTACCGCATCGCGGTCGCGATCAGCGATGCGGGCGACCCCCCGCCCGGCGCGGACGGATCGACGCCGACGATTCTCTGGCCCAGCGTCCTGAGCAGCGGCAGTTCGGCTCGCTGGCAGGCCTACCTGGCTGCCACCGCGGCGTTCGCGGGCGGGGCGATGATCCTGGCGGGATTACTCACCCGGATCTGGGCATTGGTCCTTGCCTGTGTCATGCTGGGGACGATGTGGCTGTCGCAACTCGGGCCGGCGGTTCGCACCGGTTCGGGCCTGTTTAGTTTCTGGCCTTCCTACGACGCATTCGACCTGCAGGCGTGGGGGCCGCTGTGGCTGCAGTTCGCCCTGCTGATGTCCGCCCTGGCCCTGATGTTGATGGGCCCCGGGGTGCTGGCCATGGACAACGCACTCTTCCGACGCGCCATCGCCGAGACTGCCCCTGATGACAACGGAGCCTGA